The proteins below are encoded in one region of Apium graveolens cultivar Ventura chromosome 4, ASM990537v1, whole genome shotgun sequence:
- the LOC141717884 gene encoding uncharacterized protein LOC141717884 isoform X2: MGGITSSIAAKFAFFPPTPPSYTVVANGDRFSIPEVPRRDDVDVLKLRTRRGNDIVAVYIKHPKATATLLYSHGNAADLGQMFELFVELGLRLRLNVIGYDYSGYGQSTGKPSECNTYADINAVYKCLKEKYEVRDEQLILYGQSVGSGPTLDLASHSPNLRGVVLHSPILSGLRVLYPVKRTYWFDIYKNIDKIGMVNCPVLVIHMRLLIVLMGSSCGSFVRRSMNHYGLMVVGIAILSSIPSSLNI, translated from the exons ATGGGTGGAATCACATCATCAATAGCCGCCAAATTCGCTTTTTTCCCGCCAACTCCGCCGTCTTACACGGTGGTTGCCAACGGCGACCGTTTTTCAATCCCGGAAGTTCCTCGGAGAGATGACGTGGACGTTTTAAAACTTAGAACACGGCGTGGTAATGATATTGTAGCTGTGTATATAAAGCATCCTAAAGCTACAGCTACTTTGCTTTATTCTCATGGAAATGCAGCTGATTTGGGCCAGATGTTTGAGCTTTTTGTCGAATTGGGCCTCCGTCTTAGGCTCAATGTAATTGG GTATGATTACTCTGGATATGGACAATCAACTGGAAAG CCATCTGAATGTAATACCTATGCAGACATTAATGCAGTATATAAATGTCTGAAGGAGAAGTATGAAGTAAGAGATGAACAACTAATTTTATATGGTCAGTCGGTTGGTAGTGGTCCAACTCTTGACCTGGCATCACATTCTCCGAACTTGAGAGGTGTGGTTCTGCATAGTCCAATATTGTCTGGGTTGAGGGTATTGTATCCTGTCAAACGGACGTATTGGTTTGATATTTACAAG AATATTGACAAAATTGGCATGGTGAACTGTCCTGTCCTTGTTATACAT ATGAGGTTGTTGATTGTTCTCATGGGAAGCAGCTGTGGGAGCTTTGTAAGGAGAAGTATGAACCATTATGGGTTAATGGTGGTGGGCATTGCAATCTTGAGCTCTATCCCGAGTTCATTAAACATCTGA
- the LOC141717884 gene encoding uncharacterized protein LOC141717884 isoform X1, with translation MGGITSSIAAKFAFFPPTPPSYTVVANGDRFSIPEVPRRDDVDVLKLRTRRGNDIVAVYIKHPKATATLLYSHGNAADLGQMFELFVELGLRLRLNVIGYDYSGYGQSTGKPSECNTYADINAVYKCLKEKYEVRDEQLILYGQSVGSGPTLDLASHSPNLRGVVLHSPILSGLRVLYPVKRTYWFDIYKNIDKIGMVNCPVLVIHGTADEVVDCSHGKQLWELCKEKYEPLWVNGGGHCNLELYPEFIKHLKKFVMNLNKSKSATNGTKKTAVDSDKPSKASESSTADTYDLKPDLPEVSRNSLDSRMEKSKKAYKPEKSRMSTDLVDMFRRKKALVW, from the exons ATGGGTGGAATCACATCATCAATAGCCGCCAAATTCGCTTTTTTCCCGCCAACTCCGCCGTCTTACACGGTGGTTGCCAACGGCGACCGTTTTTCAATCCCGGAAGTTCCTCGGAGAGATGACGTGGACGTTTTAAAACTTAGAACACGGCGTGGTAATGATATTGTAGCTGTGTATATAAAGCATCCTAAAGCTACAGCTACTTTGCTTTATTCTCATGGAAATGCAGCTGATTTGGGCCAGATGTTTGAGCTTTTTGTCGAATTGGGCCTCCGTCTTAGGCTCAATGTAATTGG GTATGATTACTCTGGATATGGACAATCAACTGGAAAG CCATCTGAATGTAATACCTATGCAGACATTAATGCAGTATATAAATGTCTGAAGGAGAAGTATGAAGTAAGAGATGAACAACTAATTTTATATGGTCAGTCGGTTGGTAGTGGTCCAACTCTTGACCTGGCATCACATTCTCCGAACTTGAGAGGTGTGGTTCTGCATAGTCCAATATTGTCTGGGTTGAGGGTATTGTATCCTGTCAAACGGACGTATTGGTTTGATATTTACAAG AATATTGACAAAATTGGCATGGTGAACTGTCCTGTCCTTGTTATACAT GGGACTGCAGATGAGGTTGTTGATTGTTCTCATGGGAAGCAGCTGTGGGAGCTTTGTAAGGAGAAGTATGAACCATTATGGGTTAATGGTGGTGGGCATTGCAATCTTGAGCTCTATCCCGAGTTCATTAAACATCTGAAAAAATTTGTGATGAATCTTAACAAGTCAAAATCCGCCACAAATGGTACTAAGAAAACTGCAGTGGATTCTGACAAGCCAAGTAAAGCGTCTGAAAGTAGTACAGCAGACACATATGACCTGAAACCAGACCTTCCAGAAGTCTCTAGGAACAGTTTAGATAGTCGGATGGAGAAATCAAAGAAAGCATACAAGCCTGAGAAGTCACGGATGAGCACGGATCTTGTTGATATGTTTAGGAGAAAAAAGGCCCTGGTATGGTGA